A window of the Microcaecilia unicolor chromosome 5, aMicUni1.1, whole genome shotgun sequence genome harbors these coding sequences:
- the LOC115471121 gene encoding homeobox protein vex1-like, translating into MARAPFSVEWLAQSSRTQTSREPSVADTLGETLSVLSGCFSLQDSEALTYANLQITRKTGEGTLPPKKSENEHSPGEIASSSGARPGCSSGADSGYESETCRSDCTSPEREPVEEVPATVEESCRLRRRHRTAFSAQQLSTLEKTFCQQKYLRANERHRLADRLKLSEVQIKTWFQNRRMKMKRQMQDTSPYTFHPTSFYNITHYGQQNLPPFQYSHYYCCYY; encoded by the exons ATGGCCAGAGCCCCCTTTTCGGTCGAATGGCTCGCGCAGAGCAGCCGCACGCAAACTAGCAGGGAACCGAGCGTTGCAGACACGTTAGGGGAGACGCTGTCGGTCCTCAGTGGATGTTTCTCTCTTCAAGACAGTGAAGCTTTAACTTATGCAAACCTGCAGATAACTCGTAAAACTGGGGAAGGGACACTGCCCCCAAAGAAAAGCGAAAACGAGCACAGCCCCGGAGAGATTGCTTCTTCATCAG GTGCCAGGCCAGGTTGCAGCAGTGGAGCAGATTCGGGCTATGAGAGTGAGACATGTCGTTCAGACTGCACCTCACCTGAGAGAGAGCCGGTAGAGGAGGTGCCAGCTACAGTGGAAGAGAGCTGCAGGTTGAGGCGCAGGCATAGGACGGCATTCAGTGCCCAGCAGCTCAGCACCCTGGAGAAAACTTTCTGCCAGCAGAAGTACCTGAGAGCGAATGAGAGGCACCGATTGGCTGATAGGCTTAAACTGTCAGAGGTTCAG ATAAAAACTTGGTTCCAGAACCGCCGCATGAAGATGAAAAGGCAGATGCAGGACACAAGCCCATATACCTTCCATCCGACTTCATTTTATAATATTACTCACTATGGACAGCAGAACTTGCCTCCTTTTCAATATTCtcattattattgttgttattattag